DNA sequence from the Eptesicus fuscus isolate TK198812 chromosome 7, DD_ASM_mEF_20220401, whole genome shotgun sequence genome:
AACAGGCTAGGTGGTATGCTGAGTGCACGCACCATCAGAAGGACCCTGGGAAGAACCTAAAGGTtgacttctctccctctcccctgccccaccacacGTTCCAAGACAGTTCAGAAAGTTGGGGTTTGGGGGGGACGGCGCTGGGCTGAAAGCCGGCCACTCACAATCCCCGGTTCTATTCAGAAAACAGTTTCAAAATAAGTTAACCTCTGTTGGGTgttttccccctccccttctaattgtccccctcccccctccctctcttcattcGAGTCTGTTTTATGTTCCTCTGCGTTGTGCcaactattttatctttattccttctctttctctctggccattcattcctttttttgtgtgtgtggcttctCCGACTGATGTGCGGCTCGTTACCACCCACTGCACGCCCGCTCCTGTAGCTGAGGTGTTTCTATACAAACTCGAGCGTCCAGTTGTCATATTAATTATTACACTGAGTAATGACTGAAATGGTCAAAATAAGGGGAAACTCGAGAGCGCTTTTTCTTGCTGCTCAAAGATTCAGCAAAGAAGCCGTGCAACAAAGCACTAATTGGTCCCCAGAAACACTCCGACAAGGCATGGAAGATAGGTTTCATAGAACCCTGCGATTGTGAAGGGGAGAAAGCGCTGAATGGACCCCACGCTTCTTTTCTAAACTCTCTtgtgagcaaaaaaaaaaaaaaaaaatggacctcTGTTTGAATACTGCCCTGATCCttgaatactatacccagcagaGAAAAAAATGCACCATTtattgtaagttttttttttcttctccagctATTCATGGGTTCTCTGTGAAGAATCAGCTGGTTTTGTTTACTGTGAAAGACCtttactttattttcattcttggaggagggagggaaggagagccaTGTGCCTAGACGGAGAGGAGCTGGCCTACTGTAACAAAATAGAGTGTAACAAATCCTACAAAAGTTTAGAATGTATTGATTCTTTGGAGAGCTATATAGATTAACGACTTTCTTTATGCTTATCTGAGGAAGGTATTTAATCATAATGTAAATGGggctttagaaaaaaataaagacttcacGTTACTTCTCCTTATTTGGAGAACTTCAAAAGGACTTGTGAGGGTGGCTGCAAATtaccccctcctgctccccgctcccccaacctcccctccctAACCAAAAGCCACAGTAAAATAATAgtttgtgctttgttttgttttccagctttattttttttaagacgTATTGGAAAAGCGAATAGATTTGTTAGAAGCCTGGATTCCTTAATGCAGGTGCAGGCCTGGATGCTGAGCCAAATCTGGAGATTGTGCTATTCTGGCCCTTGAGCAGGCCATCCCAGGCTAGGCAGACTCAACTCAGGCTGGGCAGCAGCCGTTTCTGAAAGTTACCTTGGGAAGGGTGTGCTGGAGACGGCAGATTGTGTGGCAAGGTACTTTTCATTTCCCTGGGTAAGACAGTGTCAAGCACAGACTTAGAACAGCATACACTGCAGGGCAGAGGCCCTGTGTTGTAGCTACTGGAACCCAAATATCTGAATGCCCAGCATACTTCACTCCTCTCAAAGCACCTGTGGATTCTGGGGCTTTAGTGCTCACCCAAATTGAGGGTTGCACTAAAACTCTGTCCATTCAAAAATCTCAGGTCTGTGTTCATATTCGTACTCTCCTTGCCTCTTATTCAGGATCcactataaatataattttacgaAATGATTCCTTTTATGGAAACCATAGTTCCACTTTTAATattaactcccctcccccccccccaaaaaaaaaaaaaaaacaagctcagAGGGAACTTTTGAAAAGAGATGAGGCATAACTCTTTTCCACAGAGAGAAGGCTCACAATTCCGGAGCATGAGGATAGTGTGGGAGCAGAGGCTGCACTGGCCTGACCTTCAACTGTGAATGGAAGTTAAGGTGGCAGGAGACTCGGGACACCAGAGTCTCAGGTCCCCAGGGCAAGGGTCCCTATGCATCCCTAGGAGAGCCCTCTGACCATGTCGACCCTGATGTTGAATGTGGACAAGGTTTAATCTAAGGTTTGGTCCATCTCCAGGATTCCCTAAATAGAAGAGGGGCCTGAAGGTACAGAAATTGAGGCCCTTTGGGTATTGCGAGCGAAAGAGAACCCTTCTCATTTTTCTAGGATGTCTATATTCTGGGTAATGCATACAGAAGGGGGGTAGCGTCCTGCCTCCCCATCACAAGAATGACAGTCCCTGGGACATCAGGAGGGACTTGCAAAGTGAATTCACAAACAATGTCAGATTTCATCCTCCTGACAGCCTTGACAGGTGAGCACCAGTGCTCCATCAGGGATGGAGGCATCCGGCACTCCTTTTGTGAGTTCTTTTCCCCTCCACATCTAGCTAACTGGAACCTCGAGTGATCCGGTTAAGTAAACCCTGGGGTCATGCCCAGAGTCAGGCCCACTGGTGGCAAGGGAGGTCCGAACCAGTGGCTCTGCTAAAGGCCCTGCCATGTGCCGGCCACAGAGCACATCTGCATTTCATCTCTACTGTTGATGTTAAAAACTTGGCTGCTACCTCCCATCACCTTGACTTGCAAGCATCACCACCATTCCTCAAAACTGACAGGGCTTACCCACTCCCAGGGGCTGGGACAGTGAGACAGGAGGCATTGGGTCTCCAAAGGCTGTAACAACTTCCAGGGTGTGGCCTCCACCTCCTAGGAACCCTTTCCGGGATGGGCTATGTGAGCAACCACAGAGCATCCTCATCTCTAGAAAGACTATTCTTATCCATGCCTTCCTATTTAGAGTTGATTTGGGGTGCTCCACATACATCTTGAAATTTCACAGAAGTTGGAATTAGGTGCTGTAACCATGGGCATGGccgataaggaaactgagatggAGAGTACAGAGGTCATCCTGCTGTTTAAGTGCCAGAGCCCGGATGTCAAATCAAGTCCTTCTGCTttacctcccccttcccccaagacTTGGGGTTCCCTGGGCCTAAGAGAGTCTGCTGGCAATTCTCTCAGGTGtgggagtgtgggggaggggtgtcataCTCTAGGTCTCAGGGTCTCAGGCAGCATTCTAATTGCCTCAGTCCTTTTGCTCCAAACCGGTGAAAACAACGGGAAAGCCCATTTCAGTGCAAACTCCCCACCCCTTGGTAATGCACAATCCCCGAAGGCAGAGGCGCAACCCCCTGCGAAGAGATTCTAGACTGCTCTGCCTTCGTTTGGGGGACAAGGTGGAGAGGACAGTGTTGGGCTGGGATGCTGGTGGGGAACATATTTATTTACTCCAGTCGGAGGAAGAGTTCTTGGAGCGCTTTGCAAACGTGTGAGGAAGTGAGCTTAGgatgcaggagctgggagagtgAGGGGGGGGATTTTGGCTCAGAGCTGGAGCAGGGAGAATAGGGACAAATGTTTCAGTGGCTTTGGCCGGAAGGATCCCAGCGCCTGCTCTCTTTTCTCCTGGGCGGAAGCCAATGCGTGGGGCTGCTATAATGCCTGGCTTCATTGGTTGGTGCTTCTATTTGAGTGAGCGTttcaaggggtgtgtgtgtgtgtgtgtgtgtgtgtgtgtgtgtgtgtgtggtgttggtggtggaggtggaggtggaggtggaggtggaggtggaggtggtggtggaggtggaggtggaggtggaggtggaggtggtggcgttggtggtggtgatgatgggaATAGGCTCTGGTCTTGAAATCCAAGGTAATTGGGGTCTCCGTGCAGGCGGAAAGCCTGCACCCCAGAAAGGAAACTGAGAACACGTGCAGGCTACCTGAAGACTTTCCTTGCTCCTAGATACAGATTGGGAagcttgggggggcggggggcgcagagGAATCAAGGCTACAACACAAAATAGGGGTGGAGCCAGAACGATGGACCTTTACGTGTGGACGCTTAGAGTCAGGTGGAAGAGAGCTCAGAGCGCACCGTTCAGCCTAATATGAGAGAACACGCACTCAGAGGCTTCCATGTTGTTgactctcccccccctccccgcccccaatttCGCTAGAGAGGAGCGGGTGGGACACAGGAGGCCTTTCTTAGATGCCTCCTACCATCCAGCACCCCGAGCTGGGAGCTGGGCATCAGGAAGTGCCCCAATAGCCTATTTTGCAGGTGTGAGTCTCCTGGTTGGAAAGCAGGTGGTGTGGTTCTGCTTTAGGCCTCGCCGCCTCCTACCTTTCCCGGAAATGGGAATTTGGAGACTCTCAGCTCCTTTCCTGGGGTGGTGCGTggggggtgggtgagaggagagaCCAGAGGTGTAAACCCCGGGGGTTCAGCAACGTCACGTGGGGTCGGCAAGCCCTGCGTTACTGTGCGGGAGGGGCAGTGTGGGTGGGAGATTTACAGAGCTGATCTCGGTGGGCGTGATTCAGTGCTGTACCCCCCAGGCTCCCCGTTTCAAAAGAGAAAGCGGTGGCATTGAAGAGAGATGATTCACCTGGGGAGCCACAGGTCTGTACTTCCCGTCCCTACCACATGGTTCTGACAATACTCTTAGCCGGCCATAGGTACCAAGGGCGGCCACCtgagtcacccccccccccacgggtccctccccagctccacaAAGGGAAGTCCCAGGAGAAGTCATTGATCAGGTAATTCACCGCGATCATTCCTGCACCCAGGCCTCCAATCCACTGGCTGGTTGCCCTCTGCTTCCTTCTGCCTTGACACGCGCCCAGCCTCCTTCCCCGGCCTCCACCTGAGCCGTGTGAAGATGGGGCCCATTGCTCTCGATCCGCTTTCCCCGCAGCGCCGCGTCCCAAGGCGCCCCGCAGCTGGACCAGGCTTGGGCCCGGagcgccagggccagggcccaggaaggGCGCCCGGGCGGGCGAGCGCTGTCCAAGCGGCTGAGCGACGGCGGCAAgcgcctccccctccctcgcGGCGCCAGCACGCGGCCCCGCCGGGCTCGGCTCCCAGACGCCTGCCACCGTCCCGCCGGGCACACGCCTGGGGCGGGATGGAGGCCGAGCCAAGGCCGCCGAGGTGCCTGCGGCAGCTCCCAACAACCAGGGAAGCTCCTCTAGCCCCTCAAGCGCCATCatcaccccccttcccccagatCCAGCCCCGACTATCCGGGAAAACTCCCTTCTTTAggcgcccgccctccccgctATGGGGTCGCAAATTATCCTTTGGGGGGGAGGCGGTGCTACAGGCAGCTGGAGTTCATCCTGGGGGGCTTCCCTGACGTGCACACCTACCTAAGGGCTCTGATCGCCTCCCTTCTCCTGGGCACCCTCCACACTTGCTCAGTTGTGGGGAGCACCTGCCCGGATGGGACATTAGAGACCATCTAATCAACCTCTGTggttacagacaaggaaactgaggctcagagaggatgcCACCTACCCGAGGGCCACAGAGCCAGGGAAAGGACGCACCGGGACGAGAACCGAAGTCTTAGCAGTATTTTTAGTTTAACAGTCCGGCACTTCGGAAGGAGTGCCCCATCTTTCTGAACTTCAATCGCAAATTTGCATCAGCTTCCAAGAGCAGCAAAGACCCCCCCCccggggaaaaagagagagagagcgcgcgcgaATGACCGTGGGTAGGAGAAGCAAACAGGAACCATGGAGTCCCACTCCCCTCTAACCTCCACACCACCGGTGCTGCTTTTTCTGCTTAAACCTTCCCCCGTGCTTTGCTCCAAGTTCTCAGCAGAATCCCAGGGCATTTCACCCCAAACCTGTCAACCCTTACACCCCAACTCCCAGAGCGATTTGCCCCTCTTGCGACGCCAGcctgcccccgtccccccccccccgcccccctctctggAGCCACCCCCGGCTGCAGCCCGCCGCGAGCGCGCCGCCTGTTTATTCAGCCGGGAGTCCGGCACGCGCCAGGCGCACGCACTGCAACAACAAACCCGGCTGAATGGAGAGTTTGCTTGGAGCGGGCGCAGGGAACgggcgggggaagggaggaaggggagtttagggagtgggtgggaggaggaggtgagaggaggggggggggagtgggggctgcAGCCGCTCGCTGCAGcagcggggagtggggggcgaggcggggccagggctgcgCGTGGGGCTGGGTGTCCCATTGAAAAGGCGGCCGCCCTCCGGCCGCCCAGCACTCTCACTTCTGGCCAGGGAACGTGGAAGGCGCACCGACAGGGAGCCGGCCAGGGAGGGCGAGTGAAAGAAGGGAGTAAGAAAGAAAGGAggttaacaaaataatacaaacaGCCTGAGCCACGGTTGGAGAGACCGGGACCCGGCGCAAGAGAGCGCAGCCTtagagggggggagaggaacgGGAGACTCAGCAGAGCGCGCTCATCACTGACTTTTGCttcttctgcctttttttttttttttttttaacaagaaggCGCTAGCTGCAGCCTCACACGCGAGCGCCACGCGAGGCTCCCGAAGCCAACCCgcgcagggaggagggaaaggaggagcgGGAGCAGTGGAGGGCGGAGGGACAGCATCCGCACCTTATTTGCTCCCATCCTAAATCTCCCGgggattttgtcatttttttttttttttaaacttcccgGAGAGAGCTTCCTCTTCatctccccccgaccccctcctTTCCCTCACTGTTCGCGCATCCCAGTCCTGTCTGCGTCTCCCGCGCGCGCCCCGCACCTCGCATCCCCGCTTGCTCCTATCCCGCGACTCCTTGGCAGCCGCAGCGCATGGAGAGCTCTGCCAAGATGGAGAGCGGCGCGGGCCAGCAGCCCCAGACGCAGCCCCAGCAGCCCTTCCTGCCGCCCGCAGCCTGCTTCTTTGCcacggccgcggcggcggcggcggcggcggcggctcagagcgcgcagcagcagcagcagcagcagcagcaaccacAGGCGCCGCAGCTGAGCCCGGCGGCCGACGGCCAGCCCTCAGGGGGCGGTCACAAGTCAGCGCCCAAGCAAGTGAAGCGCCAGCGCTCGTCCTCGCCCGAGCTGATGCGCTGCAAACGCCGGCTCAACTTCAGCGGCTTCGGCTACAGCCTGCCGCAGCAGCAGCCGGCCGCCGTGGCGCGCCGCAACGAGCGCGAGCGCAACCGGGTCAAGCTGGTCAACCTGGGCTTCGCCACCCTGCGGGAGCACGTCCCCAACGGCGCGGCCAACAAGAAGATGAGCAAGGTGGAGACGCTGCGCTCCGCCGTCGAGTACATCCGCGcgctgcagcagctgctggacGAGCACGACGCGGTGAGCGCTGCCTTCCAGGCTGGCGTGCTGTCGCCCACCATCTCCCCCAACTACTCCAACGACATGAACTCCATGGCCGGTTCGCCCGTGTCGTCCTACTCGTCGGACGAGGGCTCCTACGACCCCCTGAGCCCCGAGGAGCAAGAGCTGCTCGACTTCACCAACTGGTTCTGAGGGGCTGGGCCCGGCCGGGCCCTGGTGCGAACGGACTGGCGGAGCAGGTAGGTTGCATGGGGGGCGTGAActgggggagaggaggtgacTTATCCTTATCTTCATCCTTTTCTCTCCGTCTTAGTAtctgaggaggtggaggggggggggctgtctCCACGGAGACGCGGGTGGGGGGAGATCGAGTTCCAGGGTCTGTTAAAGTCAGTCGATTTGAAATCCTGGTTGGTTTGTTTCACTGTTGGCCTCTGAGAGTGGCTTTTTGCCCAGGTCTCCAAGGACTGGAGAGGGGTGAGATGGAGAGGTGGAGAAAGAAGTACTAGGGCCTGCCCAAAGAGGCGCTCTACCAGACAGATCCTCCCCTCCCTAAACCTccacccgccctcagcccccctcaaacccccccaccccccatgctggTCTCCAAATACACATTAAcgtctccctttcttctccttagGTTATAGGGTGACTGCACAACCTGCATCTTTAGTGCTTTCTCGTCAGTGATGctggaagggagaaaaaaaagaaaaagagaagaaaaaataaaataaaaagcaggcaACCAACCCCAACGCCAACCAAGCGACCGCAGGCCTGCGAAGCAAGGCTCTCACAAAACAGGGATGCGCTCAGAACTGACTCGTTGCACTCCAGTCATTCCCGGAGATTTGAAGAGTGACCGGGACCAGCGTCAATGTGCAAAACGCTGCTCCAGTGCAAACAAGCGCATTGAGCTCCTGGTGGAAGAGAGCAGCACACGCCCTATAGGAACTCCCACCCACCACTAGCAGGCAGAGCTGGAAGCGCCTGCTCACTCGGGTGTCTTCACCTCCCCGCCCTCTTTGAAAGCGCCGTTCTTAACCCTCTAGCCAAGGGTTGGTGTCTTTCCTCTCAGTATCCCCCATCCCAGTACGCTGTGGACCTCGGTCTGCAGCGAAACTCTGCTATACTCAGTCCTTTGACCCCCCATCCTCGGgcctcctccccaaaccccactCCCCCGCACCATCTTTTCTACCACTTTCATCCTAGGATGCTTCCAAtcttttgtgaattttttttttattataagaaaaatctATTTGTATCTATCCTAACCAGTTTGGGGATATATTAAGATATTTTTGTacataagagagaaagagaaaaaatttatAGAGTTTTGTACAAAtggtttaaaatgtgtatatctTGAAACTTTAACATGTAATGCTATTACCTCTGCATATTTTAGATGTGTAGTTCACCTTACAACTGCCATTTTCCCTGTGTGGTTTTTTGTCAAGAACTCTCTCCTCATAGGGGAGGTCAAAAGGCCACCGGATGTACTTAAGCACCAACGTGTCTTACTTTAGAGGAACTTTGTTAATGTATTAATGATGTTATTAAACACTGTTCCAGAACAAAGTTTATGCAGCTACTGTCCAAACGCAAAGTGGCAGCCAGTGCTTTTGAGTGGTTGCCTTTTGGGGAAATTTCTATCActgccttttttttcttactgttttattacaaacttacaaaaaaaatccacatgtatAACCCTGTTTTATACAAACTAGTTTCGTAATAAAacgtttttttctttctttctttttcttcttttttttttttttttacaagtaaaATAGTCTTCTTTGACTCTACTGCCCTGGCCAAGCTATTGGAACTCCAAAGGGAAGGGGTGGGCGAAGGAGAAGGGGGTGGTGCAGAGCATGCTGCCTGGCAGAAATGACAAAGATAAGTGCTACGTCCAGATCTACCTGAGGTGGCTCTGTGATGAATGCAGAGGAaaagatatagagagagataaaaggGGTTTCTTCCCCTTTTATGTTGCAGATGTACTCATACACCCAGAGAATAGGTGGTGATGGATGATTGCATTGTCTTTTGATAaaatgatttacattttaaaaagtgcccCCAAAAagtgaagaggaaagaaagggtcCTCTCCCCACTTTTTAACCCTTAACCAGCCGTATTCCGAGGTCCTGATTGTGCAACTGTGGAAGGGGTGGATGAGATCATAGGTgcccggggtgggagggaggatggTGCTAAGTCCCCGGGGCGGGTGTGCTGTTCCTTCACTTGCAGGCGCACATTTTCGACTTCTTTCCCTCCCCCAGGATGCACACGTTCCCTCCCGGTTGTAAGTAAAGGGCCTGTGTGATATGCATTCCTTGCGGAAGGAATGATATGGAAAGAAATCAAAGCCTTAGAAATGTGGGGGCGTTTTTTTGAGACACTGGCCTATCTAAGCTGGCGACTCTATCCGAATAGCGTGAGCTGCGTGTAAAAGTACCCAATTACCAAGATTCAAAAAGAAATTAGTGGGGTTTTTGGCTGGCTTGCTTCTTGTCAGTTAGCAAGGACGTGATCGGAATCCCACTCCGCCTCTCGCCGGCGCCTCGCTCCCCTCCTGCGTTACTTGCGCATTCAGTTTGCGTGTCTCCAGCCAAGCGGAAAGCCAAGCGCAAAATGCGTCTTACAAAACCCAACAAAGAACGGAGAGCCGGCCCGTCTCCCAGAGTTAAAAATCTAGTCTGTGTTGGTACATCCATACCGTTTAGTGGCACAGAGTAATCATTTCTTAAAGCTGCGATGCGCGGAGCACGC
Encoded proteins:
- the ASCL1 gene encoding achaete-scute homolog 1, with amino-acid sequence MESSAKMESGAGQQPQTQPQQPFLPPAACFFATAAAAAAAAAAQSAQQQQQQQQQPQAPQLSPAADGQPSGGGHKSAPKQVKRQRSSSPELMRCKRRLNFSGFGYSLPQQQPAAVARRNERERNRVKLVNLGFATLREHVPNGAANKKMSKVETLRSAVEYIRALQQLLDEHDAVSAAFQAGVLSPTISPNYSNDMNSMAGSPVSSYSSDEGSYDPLSPEEQELLDFTNWF